A section of the Rossellomorea marisflavi genome encodes:
- a CDS encoding biotin transporter BioY: MKIREMTLVAVFAAVMGSFGLIPSIALSFTPVPLTLQTMGVLLSGGILGARLGFMSQAVFLLLVAAGVPLLSGGRGGLGVFVGPSGGYIISWAVTAFVIGYVLSLFKKVKFHHVLLVNLTVGIFLIYLIGIPVQAMVMGISMMDTVKVSLAYIPGDIIKAVVGSILVYKLRTHPVIMRSLGSLKRTGNLSKTA, from the coding sequence ATGAAAATCAGAGAAATGACTTTAGTGGCGGTCTTCGCGGCCGTAATGGGCTCATTCGGGTTGATCCCGTCCATCGCCCTTAGCTTCACCCCGGTTCCCCTTACCCTTCAGACGATGGGTGTGCTCCTGTCGGGAGGTATTCTGGGGGCTAGACTGGGTTTCATGAGTCAGGCGGTATTCCTTCTACTTGTCGCCGCGGGCGTACCCCTTCTATCTGGTGGACGCGGCGGACTCGGTGTTTTCGTCGGTCCGAGCGGAGGCTACATCATTTCATGGGCTGTCACGGCGTTTGTCATCGGCTATGTACTGTCCCTTTTCAAAAAAGTGAAATTCCACCATGTGCTACTCGTGAATCTTACCGTCGGCATCTTCCTTATCTACCTGATCGGGATCCCGGTGCAGGCAATGGTCATGGGTATTTCGATGATGGATACGGTGAAGGTCAGCCTTGCCTACATACCGGGGGATATCATCAAGGCAGTGGTCGGGTCGATCCTCGTCTACAAGCTCCGCACCCATCCTGTCATCATGCGCTCACTGGGCTCGTTGAAACGGACAGGCAATCTATCGAAAACGGCTTAA
- a CDS encoding DUF2798 domain-containing protein yields the protein MPSSKKEGLIFGVMMCFGMVIVMSLYNAVINGTIQDFSMFSVVEIVIGLVIALLLDIAVVGPLARKIAFSLPIDRSKKINMILAMSTCMVIGMVLFMSVFGLVTAVFAHGLEVENLFTAYLMIAGKNVIMALPLQLLIMGPLVRGLFTKVVKPRLTPAA from the coding sequence ATGCCAAGCTCTAAAAAAGAAGGTCTCATATTCGGGGTGATGATGTGCTTCGGAATGGTGATCGTCATGTCACTCTATAACGCTGTCATTAACGGAACCATCCAAGATTTCTCCATGTTCTCCGTGGTCGAAATCGTCATAGGACTCGTGATTGCCCTGCTACTGGATATCGCCGTTGTCGGACCCCTTGCCAGGAAGATTGCGTTCAGCCTCCCCATCGACCGTTCAAAAAAAATCAACATGATCCTCGCCATGTCAACCTGCATGGTCATTGGAATGGTTCTCTTCATGTCAGTCTTCGGACTTGTGACAGCCGTCTTCGCTCACGGGTTGGAGGTGGAAAACCTCTTCACAGCCTACCTCATGATTGCCGGGAAGAATGTCATCATGGCATTGCCGCTACAGCTACTCATCATGGGGCCACTTGTACGGGGATTATTCACAAAAGTAGTGAAACCACGCCTTACACCTGCTGCTTGA
- a CDS encoding glycoside hydrolase family 1 protein, producing MTKTITGFKPDFLWGGATAANQVEGAYNLDGKGLSTADMVPHIPKEKRGLNVKMDVTSQYIEDVLAGKIDDRFPKRDGIDFYHRYKEDIALFAELGFKVFRLSINWARIFPNGNDAEPNEAGLQFYENVFKELKKYDIEPLVTLSHYETPLELTRTYNGWYSREVIDFYVRYAETVFTRYKDYVKYWLTFNEINVITHSPYTGGGVLIDRLPEKTSDQIAYQAAHHQFVASALVTKLAHEIIPGAQVGCMLARMQTYPVTNHPDDVLKAQRMNDLNLFFTDVHAKGEYPSFMNRYFAENGIEVIKERGDDEILKQYPVDFISFSYYMSISVTTHGEFEATAGNLVEGAVKNQYLESSDWGWQIDPKGLRVALQDFQTRYGKPLFVVENGLGAYDTVEEDGSIHDPYRIDYLRQHIEQMKEAVKDGVDLMGYTAWGPIDLVSMSTSEMSKRYGFIYVDQDDDGNGTLNRSKKDSFAWYQKVIETNGEEL from the coding sequence ATGACGAAAACAATAACAGGATTCAAACCAGACTTCCTATGGGGCGGAGCGACAGCTGCGAATCAGGTGGAAGGAGCATACAATCTTGATGGAAAAGGTCTTTCGACAGCTGATATGGTCCCTCATATCCCGAAGGAAAAGCGCGGACTCAACGTGAAAATGGACGTGACTTCCCAATACATCGAGGATGTCCTTGCGGGCAAAATCGACGATCGCTTCCCGAAACGTGACGGAATCGACTTTTATCATCGCTATAAAGAAGATATCGCGTTGTTTGCCGAGCTTGGCTTCAAAGTGTTCCGCCTCTCCATCAACTGGGCGAGGATCTTCCCGAACGGCAACGATGCCGAGCCGAATGAAGCAGGCCTTCAATTCTATGAGAACGTCTTTAAGGAACTGAAGAAATATGATATCGAGCCGCTCGTGACCCTGTCCCACTATGAGACACCACTAGAACTGACGCGCACATATAACGGTTGGTACAGCCGTGAAGTCATCGACTTCTACGTCCGCTACGCCGAAACGGTGTTCACCCGCTATAAGGACTACGTGAAATACTGGCTGACGTTCAATGAAATCAACGTGATCACGCACAGCCCGTACACCGGTGGAGGAGTCCTCATCGATCGCCTCCCTGAGAAAACAAGCGATCAGATTGCCTACCAGGCAGCCCACCACCAATTCGTGGCGAGTGCATTGGTGACGAAGCTTGCCCATGAGATCATCCCGGGTGCACAGGTAGGCTGTATGCTTGCCCGCATGCAGACATATCCTGTGACGAACCATCCAGATGATGTCCTGAAAGCACAGCGCATGAACGACCTCAACCTGTTCTTCACCGACGTCCATGCCAAAGGGGAGTACCCGTCCTTCATGAACCGATACTTCGCTGAAAACGGCATTGAAGTCATCAAGGAAAGAGGAGACGACGAGATCCTGAAGCAGTACCCGGTAGATTTCATCTCGTTCAGTTATTACATGTCCATTTCCGTGACAACCCACGGTGAATTCGAAGCAACGGCTGGAAACCTAGTAGAGGGTGCAGTGAAGAACCAATACCTCGAGTCATCCGACTGGGGCTGGCAGATCGATCCGAAAGGCCTCCGCGTGGCTCTTCAGGATTTCCAAACCCGCTACGGAAAACCACTATTCGTCGTGGAAAATGGTCTTGGAGCATACGACACGGTTGAAGAGGATGGTTCCATCCACGATCCTTACCGCATCGACTACCTTCGTCAGCATATCGAGCAGATGAAGGAAGCCGTGAAGGACGGAGTCGATCTTATGGGCTACACCGCTTGGGGACCGATCGACCTTGTGAGCATGTCTACTTCGGAAATGTCCAAGCGCTACGGGTTCATCTATGTGGATCAAGATGACGACGGAAACGGTACATTGAACCGTTCGAAAAAAGACTCCTTCGCCTGGTATCAAAAAGTGATTGAAACAAATGGTGAAGAACTATAA
- a CDS encoding beta-glucoside-specific PTS transporter subunit IIABC: MMAKKYRELAEQVVENIGGGGNVDQAWHCVTRLRFNLHDKEKVNIDTIKSIDGVLGAQFSGDQFQVIIGNTVSDVFEEVEPLVGGSGSAPEGKGQKQGALSAVMDFISGIFTPILPALAGAGLLKGFLALFVTVGWLKDTGDTYAVLNAIGDSVFYFMPFFLAVSAARKLKTNEYLALAVAGTLMYPTFMNAANGFTDAKSFTLFGADFISIPVLSYASSVVPIILGVILLKYVYNLVKKVIPSVISLMFSSMITLLIVMPLTLWVIGPLGTNLGNGLSDIFLWLFTHAGPVAGALMAGLMPLIIMTGMHYAFVPIAIQNLNLYGNDAVLQPMMFISNLGQAGSAFGVAVRTKNKALRQMAISAGISATIGITEPAMYGVNMKLKKPFVYALGSSAVLGAFAGWYGFKAFALGGLVGVFSLPVFADPSGASAAIIIAIILFVLSLLLPFILVLILGFEDIPEDGATVKTDTEPKQPIATGKQGSIQSPLEGTIVPLKDVSDATFAEEIMGKGIAIEPSANRIVAPISGTIMVLADSKHAIGIKGDNGEEILIHIGIDTVSLKGEHFKAHVATNDRIEAGQVLVEFDRGAIKEAGLEAVTMVIITNTADYLDVLPMNESGPIFEGEQLLTLVK, from the coding sequence ATGATGGCAAAGAAGTATAGAGAATTAGCCGAACAGGTAGTTGAAAACATCGGAGGTGGAGGGAACGTCGATCAGGCGTGGCATTGTGTCACCCGGCTCCGCTTCAATCTTCATGACAAAGAAAAGGTCAATATCGATACAATCAAATCAATCGACGGGGTGCTTGGCGCCCAGTTTTCAGGTGATCAGTTCCAGGTGATCATCGGGAACACGGTATCGGATGTATTCGAGGAAGTTGAACCGCTTGTGGGCGGATCCGGGAGTGCTCCGGAAGGCAAAGGACAAAAGCAAGGCGCGTTGTCTGCAGTCATGGACTTCATTTCCGGTATCTTCACTCCGATCCTGCCGGCTCTTGCCGGTGCGGGGTTACTGAAAGGGTTCTTGGCCCTGTTTGTTACTGTCGGATGGTTGAAGGATACGGGAGACACGTATGCCGTACTTAATGCCATAGGAGACAGCGTGTTCTACTTCATGCCGTTCTTCCTGGCCGTATCTGCTGCCCGTAAGCTAAAGACCAATGAATACTTGGCTCTTGCCGTGGCTGGAACGCTTATGTACCCGACGTTTATGAATGCAGCCAACGGTTTTACCGACGCGAAAAGCTTCACCTTGTTCGGTGCAGATTTCATCTCGATTCCTGTATTGAGCTATGCATCAAGCGTCGTACCGATCATCCTCGGCGTCATTCTGCTAAAGTACGTGTACAACTTAGTGAAAAAAGTGATTCCATCAGTCATTTCACTTATGTTCTCATCGATGATCACTTTGTTGATTGTTATGCCTCTTACCCTCTGGGTGATCGGCCCGCTTGGAACCAACCTAGGAAACGGCTTATCTGATATCTTCCTGTGGCTCTTCACACATGCAGGTCCTGTCGCAGGAGCGTTAATGGCCGGGTTGATGCCGTTGATCATCATGACCGGAATGCACTATGCATTCGTTCCGATTGCCATCCAAAATTTGAACCTATACGGCAATGACGCTGTCCTACAGCCGATGATGTTCATCAGCAACCTGGGACAGGCCGGATCCGCATTCGGTGTGGCTGTACGTACTAAGAATAAAGCACTTCGTCAAATGGCAATCTCGGCAGGGATCTCCGCCACTATCGGAATCACCGAGCCGGCCATGTACGGGGTCAATATGAAACTGAAAAAGCCATTTGTATACGCGTTGGGTTCCAGTGCCGTCCTTGGGGCGTTTGCCGGCTGGTACGGATTCAAAGCCTTCGCACTCGGCGGACTTGTGGGGGTATTCTCCCTCCCGGTCTTCGCAGATCCGAGCGGTGCATCAGCTGCGATCATCATTGCCATCATCCTGTTCGTCCTTTCGCTTCTCCTTCCGTTCATCCTTGTCCTGATCCTTGGGTTCGAGGATATCCCGGAAGACGGTGCGACTGTAAAAACAGATACTGAGCCGAAACAACCGATTGCTACTGGTAAACAAGGAAGCATCCAGTCTCCTCTTGAAGGAACCATTGTTCCACTGAAAGACGTATCCGACGCGACCTTTGCCGAAGAGATCATGGGAAAAGGGATTGCGATTGAACCATCTGCCAACCGTATTGTGGCGCCAATCAGCGGCACAATCATGGTCCTTGCCGATTCCAAGCATGCCATTGGGATCAAGGGGGACAACGGTGAAGAAATCCTCATCCATATCGGGATTGATACGGTTTCCTTGAAGGGTGAGCACTTCAAGGCCCATGTCGCAACGAATGACCGGATCGAAGCCGGTCAGGTGCTCGTCGAGTTTGACCGCGGCGCCATCAAGGAAGCGGGCTTGGAGGCGGTCACCATGGTGATCATCACCAATACGGCCGATTATCTGGATGTGCTGCCGATGAACGAATCCGGCCCGATCTTTGAAGGAGAACAACTGCTGACATTAGTGAAATAA
- a CDS encoding AMP-binding protein: protein MKTITKAYTQHAKIRAEKTAIHTEDKDVTYREWAEAVERTAAWLQSRDAGNRTIGILLPNGIDFLQFFAGAAMAGGNAVPYDMKWKKSELEKRVSLSKPSIIIMTEKSFNHLNGVFPEARKVEDCLQEIADTPFTTITPPGDNPPFYTGFTSGTTGSPKAFVRSHDSWVKSFECSVHDFGLDETVHTLIPGSLFHSHFLYGAISTLHLGGTVYLLDKFSPSQTMEWLGSWPITALYVVPTMVEAFLKEGQSVERTFKLLSSGAKWTEESKAKIGMMFPAMEMIEFYGAGELSFVSFLTGQDGQSKTSTVGKPCRHVEIEIRDRSGGVITSPDEVGKIHVRSPFLIDGYYEEEDGTIEGIRDKDGWATVHDMGKIDKDGFLIIEGREKNMIMYGGINLFPEEIETVLARHPGVEEVAVIGMPDTYWGQIAVAVVVGHAEKLELKRFCKDHLAGYKVPRRWLFVPSLPYTTSGKVARAELRRQLESPV from the coding sequence ATGAAGACCATCACCAAGGCTTATACACAGCACGCAAAAATCAGAGCTGAAAAGACAGCCATCCATACAGAAGATAAAGACGTTACCTATCGGGAGTGGGCAGAAGCAGTCGAGCGAACAGCAGCTTGGCTACAATCCAGGGATGCAGGCAATCGGACAATCGGTATCCTCCTGCCAAACGGGATCGACTTCCTGCAGTTTTTCGCAGGGGCAGCCATGGCAGGGGGGAATGCCGTCCCTTATGACATGAAATGGAAGAAGTCGGAACTGGAGAAGCGGGTGTCCCTCTCGAAACCTAGCATTATTATCATGACTGAAAAATCCTTCAATCATTTGAACGGAGTATTTCCGGAGGCGAGAAAGGTTGAAGATTGTCTTCAAGAAATAGCGGATACGCCTTTCACAACCATCACACCCCCTGGAGACAATCCCCCTTTCTATACAGGCTTTACCTCCGGGACGACAGGCAGTCCGAAGGCCTTCGTGCGCTCCCATGATTCATGGGTGAAGAGCTTCGAGTGCAGTGTCCATGACTTCGGACTGGATGAAACGGTTCATACTCTCATACCGGGGTCCCTTTTTCACTCTCATTTCCTCTATGGAGCCATCAGTACGCTTCATCTTGGCGGAACGGTGTATCTATTGGATAAATTCTCTCCAAGCCAGACGATGGAGTGGCTTGGGTCCTGGCCCATCACAGCCCTCTATGTAGTCCCGACGATGGTGGAAGCCTTCCTGAAAGAAGGGCAGAGTGTGGAGAGGACATTCAAGCTTCTTTCCTCAGGGGCCAAATGGACGGAGGAATCAAAGGCGAAAATCGGGATGATGTTCCCCGCTATGGAAATGATCGAATTTTATGGAGCGGGTGAGTTGAGTTTTGTCTCCTTCCTAACGGGTCAAGACGGACAGTCCAAGACCTCGACTGTCGGAAAGCCGTGCCGGCATGTGGAAATCGAAATCCGTGATCGCAGCGGAGGGGTCATCACCTCTCCTGATGAGGTCGGGAAGATCCATGTCCGGAGTCCTTTCTTGATCGACGGCTACTATGAAGAGGAAGACGGGACGATTGAAGGGATAAGGGATAAAGACGGGTGGGCCACGGTCCATGATATGGGCAAGATTGATAAGGACGGGTTCCTGATCATTGAAGGACGGGAGAAAAACATGATTATGTACGGGGGCATCAATCTATTTCCGGAAGAGATTGAAACGGTCCTTGCCCGCCATCCGGGGGTGGAAGAGGTCGCCGTCATCGGGATGCCCGACACTTACTGGGGACAGATCGCCGTCGCTGTGGTAGTTGGACATGCGGAGAAACTTGAATTGAAGCGTTTCTGCAAGGATCATCTTGCTGGATACAAAGTGCCAAGACGGTGGCTCTTCGTCCCCTCCCTCCCTTATACGACGAGCGGGAAAGTAGCCAGGGCTGAGCTCCGAAGACAGCTGGAGTCTCCCGTATGA
- a CDS encoding acetyl-CoA C-acyltransferase, with product MKRAVIVQAKRTPIGKAGGILKELEVHELAAPLIRHLAGDAKVPICDVILGNVVGPGGNVARLASLEACIPLAVPGMTIDRQCSAGLEAIRLACHLIQGEAGHAYIAGGAESVSTSPFPSRARFSPDELGDPEMPAAAELVAERFFITKEAQDEYALLSFDRSWRAHEDGMVHQEILPLPDVDTDEELMKKRNLPALLKRARPLIKPGGTVTAANSCGIHDGAAAVLVMEESLARKKGLKPVLRFVDSEVVGVHPHFPGAGPIPAIKEILERNQLTMDDIGLVEINEAFASKIVACATELSIPYEKLNVSGGALTIGHPYGASGSIMVTRLFYEVQRRNGVRFVLAAIGSGGGIGLTVLFEVV from the coding sequence ATGAAAAGGGCTGTGATCGTCCAGGCGAAGCGAACCCCGATTGGAAAAGCCGGAGGAATTTTGAAGGAGCTGGAAGTCCATGAATTGGCGGCTCCCCTTATCCGTCATCTCGCCGGAGATGCCAAGGTCCCCATTTGTGATGTCATCCTCGGAAACGTGGTTGGTCCAGGAGGTAATGTGGCGCGCCTGGCAAGTCTCGAAGCGTGTATCCCTCTTGCTGTACCGGGAATGACCATCGACCGACAGTGCAGTGCAGGATTGGAGGCGATCCGCCTTGCTTGTCACCTTATCCAGGGAGAGGCTGGGCACGCATACATTGCAGGTGGAGCAGAAAGCGTCAGCACCTCACCGTTCCCAAGTCGCGCCCGGTTTTCACCGGATGAACTTGGGGACCCCGAGATGCCAGCAGCAGCCGAGCTGGTGGCCGAGCGATTCTTCATTACGAAGGAAGCCCAGGATGAGTATGCCCTCCTCAGTTTTGATCGGAGCTGGCGGGCCCATGAGGATGGCATGGTTCATCAGGAAATCCTCCCCCTTCCCGATGTGGATACTGACGAAGAGCTGATGAAAAAGAGGAATCTTCCTGCATTGTTGAAGAGGGCCAGACCCCTCATCAAACCGGGAGGCACCGTCACGGCCGCGAATAGCTGCGGAATCCATGACGGGGCTGCGGCTGTCCTTGTGATGGAGGAGTCCCTTGCAAGAAAGAAGGGCTTAAAACCCGTTCTGCGTTTTGTGGACAGTGAAGTCGTCGGGGTTCATCCCCACTTTCCAGGCGCAGGACCGATCCCGGCGATCAAGGAAATCCTCGAGCGCAATCAGCTTACAATGGACGACATCGGTTTGGTCGAAATCAATGAAGCGTTCGCCTCCAAGATTGTCGCATGCGCCACGGAGCTCTCCATCCCCTATGAAAAATTGAATGTATCGGGCGGTGCTTTGACGATCGGTCATCCATACGGGGCCTCTGGAAGCATCATGGTGACGAGGCTTTTTTATGAGGTGCAGAGACGGAACGGTGTCCGCTTCGTGTTAGCGGCCATTGGAAGCGGCGGAGGAATAGGGTTGACGGTATTGTTCGAGGTTGTTTAA
- a CDS encoding Nramp family divalent metal transporter encodes MKQSTKTTSAAEAVLRGDVKGWKRILPFLGPAFIAAVAYIDPGNFATNIAAGSTYGYQLLWVIAFSNLMAVLIQSLSAKLGIATGRNLPEVARDRFSKKTSIFLWFQSELVIIATDLAEFIGAALGLHLIFGIGMVPSAIITAVASFAILEMQRRGYRAFETTISAMVIMVVLAFALQTFFAQPDWAAVGMGIVTPSFEGTESIILSAGILGATVMPHAIYLHSALTNKRIVGRSEKEKKQIFRFEFIDIVIAMIVAGAINMSMLIIAAALFFEKGMRIEDLTVMFNELGSNLGSFTAILFGLGLLIAGLSSSSVGTMTGDVVMQGFIRRHINLYLRRAITMLPPLIIIISGVNATKALVVSQVILSFGIAFALVPLIMFTSNKELMGELRNHKVTTTIAWIICGIVILLNGYLIIDTFL; translated from the coding sequence AAGGGTGGAAGAGGATCCTGCCATTCCTCGGACCCGCCTTCATCGCAGCCGTCGCCTATATCGATCCAGGTAACTTTGCGACCAACATCGCCGCAGGATCCACTTACGGCTATCAGCTGCTGTGGGTCATTGCCTTTTCCAATTTAATGGCCGTACTCATTCAATCTTTATCAGCAAAACTCGGCATCGCTACAGGACGGAATCTTCCTGAAGTTGCGAGGGATCGATTCTCCAAGAAAACATCGATCTTCCTCTGGTTCCAGAGCGAACTCGTCATCATCGCCACCGACCTTGCGGAATTCATCGGTGCCGCCCTGGGTCTCCATCTCATCTTTGGGATCGGCATGGTGCCGTCGGCCATCATTACGGCCGTCGCCTCCTTTGCGATTCTCGAAATGCAGCGCAGGGGATACCGGGCATTCGAGACGACGATCTCCGCCATGGTCATCATGGTCGTCCTGGCATTCGCCCTGCAGACATTTTTCGCCCAGCCGGACTGGGCAGCCGTCGGTATGGGGATCGTGACGCCATCCTTTGAGGGGACAGAGAGCATCATCCTCTCGGCAGGAATCCTCGGGGCCACCGTCATGCCCCACGCGATCTACCTTCATTCCGCTCTGACGAACAAGCGGATCGTCGGACGTTCGGAAAAAGAAAAGAAACAGATCTTCCGCTTTGAATTCATCGATATCGTCATCGCCATGATCGTCGCCGGTGCCATCAATATGAGCATGCTCATCATCGCAGCAGCCCTCTTCTTCGAGAAGGGCATGCGAATCGAGGATCTGACCGTCATGTTCAACGAACTCGGATCGAACCTTGGTTCATTCACCGCCATCCTGTTCGGCCTCGGTCTCTTGATTGCCGGTCTTTCCAGCTCCTCCGTGGGAACGATGACAGGTGATGTCGTCATGCAAGGCTTCATCCGCAGGCACATCAATCTGTACCTGCGCCGGGCAATCACGATGCTTCCGCCGCTGATCATCATCATCTCCGGCGTCAACGCAACCAAGGCGCTCGTCGTCAGTCAGGTGATCCTGTCATTCGGTATCGCCTTCGCCCTCGTCCCGCTCATCATGTTCACCAGCAACAAGGAGCTCATGGGCGAACTTCGGAATCACAAGGTGACCACCACCATCGCCTGGATCATTTGCGGAATCGTTATTCTCCTGAACGGTTACTTGATTATCGATACATTCCTTTGA